In Treponema primitia ZAS-2, a genomic segment contains:
- a CDS encoding bifunctional metallophosphatase/5'-nucleotidase: protein MAKFLSVAVLLSLAGLPLFAGGAGDRGGGKTYELTLLHTNDHHGSILPNGGRGGLAEVAAYIKAVKATNPQVLLLDAGDINTGSALSNMFAAEPDILGYNIMGYDAGIFGNHEFDGNQEKLLKQIGLAQFPFVSSNIKTPDGEYLGGNRYLIKKYDGFTVGIFGLTTLRTKIIASPDKSLTFIDEIEAAREVVDILRNKEKVDIVIMVSHIGNIKEAADHIISPEVAAAVPGIDIIVDGHSHSYLEAPIKVGSTWIVSANEWGKYVGHGKLTVQNGKLLDFAWKPIAIEPDPEVVKMLAPYIEKANASLKEVVGEASAEFVFGNRLTRYQETAIGNMITDAEAWYFKTVSNQQLDFVFHAGGSIRTGLPKGKLTREQILTVLPFENYLFIVSLKGSDILELFKFIGTIPQGAGGFPQVSSEVRFTIDKTVEGGVVKDLTIGGAPVDPNKTYRFSTDDYLLGGGDGYVAMTKSENPFNTSLLLSYVVVEYIRAQGGVITPSTDGRLKVIGGIAP, encoded by the coding sequence ATGGCGAAATTTCTAAGTGTAGCGGTCTTGTTGTCTTTGGCGGGCTTGCCCCTATTTGCCGGGGGGGCGGGGGATCGCGGTGGGGGAAAGACCTACGAGCTGACCCTGCTCCATACCAACGATCATCATGGGTCTATTCTCCCCAATGGCGGGCGGGGCGGGCTTGCGGAAGTGGCGGCCTATATCAAGGCGGTAAAGGCAACCAATCCCCAGGTACTTCTGCTGGACGCCGGGGATATCAATACAGGCAGCGCCCTTTCCAATATGTTTGCCGCGGAGCCGGATATCCTGGGCTATAACATCATGGGCTATGATGCGGGAATCTTCGGCAACCATGAATTCGACGGCAATCAGGAAAAACTGCTCAAGCAGATTGGGCTGGCCCAATTCCCCTTTGTTTCATCCAACATCAAAACCCCCGACGGAGAGTACCTGGGGGGGAATCGTTATCTTATCAAAAAATATGACGGCTTTACCGTGGGGATCTTCGGCCTTACCACCCTGCGGACCAAAATTATCGCCAGCCCCGACAAGAGCCTGACCTTTATCGACGAGATCGAGGCTGCCCGGGAAGTGGTAGATATACTGCGGAACAAGGAAAAGGTTGATATTGTGATAATGGTTTCCCACATCGGGAACATAAAGGAAGCGGCGGATCATATTATATCCCCGGAAGTGGCTGCGGCGGTTCCCGGTATCGACATCATCGTAGACGGCCATTCCCATAGTTACCTGGAAGCGCCCATAAAGGTGGGGTCCACCTGGATAGTTTCCGCCAACGAATGGGGAAAATATGTGGGCCACGGGAAACTTACCGTTCAGAACGGGAAGCTCCTGGACTTCGCCTGGAAGCCCATCGCGATAGAGCCGGATCCGGAAGTGGTCAAAATGCTGGCCCCCTATATCGAAAAAGCCAATGCCAGCCTTAAAGAAGTGGTGGGGGAAGCCTCAGCGGAATTTGTCTTCGGGAACCGGCTTACAAGGTATCAGGAAACCGCCATCGGAAACATGATTACCGATGCCGAGGCGTGGTATTTCAAGACCGTGTCTAACCAGCAGCTGGATTTTGTCTTCCACGCCGGCGGCAGTATCCGTACCGGCCTTCCCAAGGGAAAGCTTACCCGGGAACAGATCCTCACGGTGCTGCCTTTCGAGAACTACCTCTTTATCGTGTCCCTTAAGGGATCGGATATCCTGGAGCTCTTCAAGTTTATCGGCACCATCCCCCAGGGCGCAGGCGGTTTCCCCCAGGTCTCCAGTGAAGTGCGCTTTACCATTGACAAGACTGTGGAGGGCGGGGTGGTTAAAGACCTGACCATAGGCGGCGCACCGGTTGATCCCAACAAGACCTACCGTTTCAGCACCGACGATTACCTTCTGGGCGGCGGCGACGGTTATGTGGCCATGACCAAGTCGGAAAACCCCTTCAACACTTCGCTTCTGCTTTCCTACGTGGTGGTGGAATATATCCGCGCCCAGGGCGGCGTTATTACCCCCTCCACCGACGGGCGGCTTAAGGTTATCGGGGGCATTGCCCCTTAG
- a CDS encoding (deoxy)nucleoside triphosphate pyrophosphohydrolase — MKHLEVVAGIITFGGKILCLQKDAGKYDYISYKFEFPGGKVEPGESHCQALMRELNEELAMDINIREQDFYMTVDHSYPDFEITLHSFLCRVNDCTFTLKEHKSFVWLKKMDLLRVEWAAADLPIVKKLMDDIDCGALTGLSYRP, encoded by the coding sequence ATGAAACATCTGGAAGTTGTTGCGGGTATTATAACATTCGGCGGGAAAATCCTTTGCTTGCAAAAAGATGCGGGTAAATATGATTATATTTCTTACAAGTTTGAGTTTCCCGGCGGGAAGGTTGAACCGGGGGAGTCTCATTGCCAGGCGTTGATGAGGGAGCTTAATGAAGAACTAGCCATGGATATTAATATCCGGGAGCAGGATTTCTACATGACGGTAGATCATAGTTATCCGGACTTTGAAATTACCCTACATAGCTTTTTATGCAGGGTAAATGATTGTACGTTTACACTGAAAGAGCATAAAAGTTTTGTGTGGCTAAAAAAAATGGATTTACTACGTGTTGAATGGGCTGCGGCAGATTTGCCCATAGTCAAGAAATTAATGGATGATATAGACTGCGGAGCCTTAACAGGTTTATCGTATCGACCATGA
- a CDS encoding leucine-rich repeat domain-containing protein encodes MRKFFVLPILVGLTTLVISQESGLKTDFTNPSSLPLVRNGDYVIRGTVLVQYTGRDAVLTIPESLGITELGDAAFSHSRLTDIVIPKSVKKIGISAFASCYSLKNISFENGIEVIGDSAFTGCSNLIRISFPDSLKVIGAKAFSGCLKLVRITLPANMLYISSSAMDDSYYDNNNANGNLYYSYYMAGQQAGVYNYSPGFRSWYIGTNPVPQAVLITAGSVSNVTSNEAWFMIQLPAEGSLLTAFTGGSRGDPYITVYSINGSKLGDDDDSGGNNNAKIELMATGITYIKVTRGQNYTLNVRVE; translated from the coding sequence ATGAGAAAATTTTTTGTTTTACCAATATTGGTTGGCTTAACCACATTAGTGATTTCGCAAGAATCGGGTTTAAAGACGGATTTTACAAATCCGTCTTCACTACCGTTAGTGAGAAATGGAGATTATGTAATACGCGGGACAGTTTTGGTTCAGTATACAGGCAGGGACGCTGTACTCACTATTCCGGAATCATTAGGAATAACAGAGCTTGGGGATGCTGCTTTTTCACATTCAAGATTAACTGATATAGTCATTCCGAAATCTGTAAAAAAAATAGGTATAAGTGCTTTTGCATCATGTTACTCACTTAAAAATATTTCTTTTGAAAACGGGATTGAAGTAATCGGAGATAGTGCTTTTACAGGGTGTTCAAATTTAATTAGAATTTCTTTCCCGGATAGCCTGAAAGTCATAGGGGCTAAAGCCTTTAGTGGTTGTTTAAAACTTGTGCGTATTACCCTTCCGGCAAATATGCTATATATTAGTTCTTCGGCGATGGACGATTCTTATTATGACAATAATAATGCCAATGGAAATTTATATTATTCATATTATATGGCAGGACAACAGGCAGGGGTGTATAATTACTCACCAGGATTCAGATCGTGGTATATTGGAACGAACCCGGTACCGCAGGCAGTTCTGATTACTGCTGGTTCTGTTTCAAATGTGACATCAAACGAGGCATGGTTTATGATCCAGCTTCCTGCTGAAGGGTCTTTATTAACAGCATTTACCGGGGGATCTCGCGGCGATCCTTATATAACTGTTTATTCTATCAATGGTTCTAAATTAGGGGATGATGATGATAGTGGTGGCAATAATAATGCTAAGATTGAGCTTATGGCTACCGGCATAACTTATATAAAAGTAACCAGAGGTCAAAACTACACATTAAATGTACGTGTTGAATAG
- a CDS encoding phosphodiester glycosidase family protein — MKCRTFVLGGLILFLALLFYGPFESFKLLWVNTAMYSSNFKWLAKLVYSDNYITTILEQNDISKLEKMDISRINILNNNSLYFAEVKGNYYKGFIIKIENPARLNLVCSNNNYGKLLEELVWENGALGGINASAYSDDTMRGIVWGTTIINGKITNMGKKDVLHTIAGINQDYKLVIGYFTNEEILYQDYLWAVEFGPILIINGEKTILSAYSGGIAPRTAIGQMKDGSVLLVVIDGRQIDSYGATFQDIQEIMFANGVINAICLDGGSSSTIMYNGKVQNKPSGDKNERLLPNAIIFK, encoded by the coding sequence ATGAAATGCCGTACATTTGTATTGGGCGGTTTGATTTTATTTCTTGCTCTGCTGTTTTACGGGCCGTTTGAATCATTCAAATTGCTGTGGGTAAATACCGCAATGTACTCAAGTAATTTCAAATGGCTTGCAAAATTAGTGTATTCTGATAATTATATTACAACAATACTTGAACAAAACGATATATCCAAACTTGAAAAAATGGATATTTCCAGAATAAATATATTGAATAATAACAGCTTATATTTTGCAGAGGTGAAAGGTAATTATTATAAAGGCTTTATCATAAAGATTGAAAATCCGGCACGGCTTAATTTAGTTTGTTCAAACAATAATTATGGGAAATTACTTGAAGAGTTGGTATGGGAAAATGGTGCATTGGGTGGCATTAATGCTTCTGCATATTCCGATGATACAATGAGAGGTATTGTTTGGGGAACAACAATTATTAATGGTAAAATAACCAATATGGGTAAAAAGGATGTCTTGCATACAATAGCAGGGATTAATCAAGATTATAAATTAGTAATTGGATATTTTACCAATGAGGAAATTTTATATCAAGACTATTTGTGGGCCGTTGAATTCGGTCCAATTCTTATTATTAATGGTGAAAAAACAATATTGTCGGCTTATTCGGGCGGAATTGCGCCAAGAACAGCAATTGGCCAAATGAAAGACGGATCGGTATTACTTGTGGTAATTGATGGAAGACAAATTGATAGTTATGGAGCAACCTTTCAAGATATCCAGGAAATTATGTTTGCGAATGGTGTAATTAATGCTATTTGTCTGGATGGGGGGTCTTCATCAACGATTATGTATAACGGAAAAGTGCAAAACAAGCCGTCGGGTGACAAGAATGAACGGTTATTGCCTAATGCGATTATCTTTAAATGA
- a CDS encoding helix-turn-helix domain-containing protein has translation MDGDSLRALLSHNLKKFRAFRGFSQQVLAEKADISLTHLGSIERCERWPHPDILVRLTNALGVEVRDLFSPENPVAADIKGIVDKLTVDMASLVNSSLELMGKVPDKESSPQGKKR, from the coding sequence GTGGACGGTGATAGCCTGCGGGCTCTTTTGAGCCATAATTTAAAAAAATTTAGGGCATTTCGCGGGTTTTCACAGCAGGTTCTGGCGGAAAAAGCGGATATTTCTTTAACCCACCTTGGATCTATTGAAAGGTGCGAACGGTGGCCGCATCCGGATATATTGGTGAGGCTAACCAATGCCCTGGGGGTGGAAGTTCGGGACCTTTTTAGCCCTGAAAACCCTGTTGCCGCAGACATTAAAGGGATTGTCGATAAACTGACCGTCGATATGGCCTCCCTGGTAAACTCCTCACTGGAATTAATGGGCAAGGTCCCCGACAAAGAATCCAGCCCACAGGGTAAAAAGAGATAA
- a CDS encoding leucine-rich repeat protein has translation MDKATARWQEEYGRQPLIIKDGIIAEYKGSEKDVTIPLQIWNIPVTGIGDEVFKDKRLTSNTIPNSVTSIGNSAFAGNQLTSIIIPNWERKRCLALILKAGGGISLFPLFNEE, from the coding sequence TTGGATAAGGCCACTGCAAGATGGCAAGAGGAGTATGGCAGACAGCCGCTCATCATAAAGGATGGAATTATAGCTGAATACAAAGGAAGTGAAAAGGATGTTACGATACCATTGCAGATTTGGAATATCCCAGTCACTGGGATAGGCGATGAGGTTTTTAAAGATAAGAGGTTAACTAGTAACACTATTCCCAATAGTGTTACTTCTATTGGGAATAGTGCATTTGCTGGTAATCAATTAACCAGTATTATTATCCCTAATTGGGAGCGGAAAAGGTGTCTGGCACTAATTTTGAAAGCGGGAGGGGGGATTTCCCTCTTCCCGCTTTTCAATGAGGAGTGA
- a CDS encoding outer membrane lipoprotein-sorting protein yields MKRFSLLVVSLIMGTGILFAQDAEAIVRAARNRISADTQSSRSRMVITAKNGAITERNIDQYSKDDAEGNERTVVVFQSPASVRGTRFLTIDKSAGGSDRWIFLPNLGKVRRIAASESGGSFMGTDFSYDDMSLMNRGAEKDTNTIVREETLNGATCYVIQSVPKDSDFPYSKTISWIDKSTSVVYKSEMYDRRGALLKTMESGDLKEVQGRLTATQTTVSTVSAGTSTTIYMDIIKYDDPIPEGVFTTAYLETGRAR; encoded by the coding sequence ATGAAGCGATTTTCATTACTTGTTGTATCACTGATTATGGGAACGGGTATCCTGTTTGCCCAGGATGCCGAAGCAATAGTCCGGGCGGCCCGGAACCGCATAAGCGCCGACACCCAATCGTCCCGTTCCCGCATGGTTATTACCGCAAAGAATGGCGCCATCACGGAGCGCAATATTGACCAGTATTCCAAGGACGACGCAGAGGGAAACGAGCGCACCGTGGTGGTCTTTCAAAGCCCCGCATCGGTTCGGGGTACACGCTTTCTCACCATCGACAAATCCGCAGGGGGCAGCGACCGGTGGATTTTCCTGCCCAACCTTGGAAAAGTGCGCCGCATCGCCGCATCGGAAAGCGGGGGCAGTTTTATGGGAACCGATTTTTCCTACGACGATATGTCTTTGATGAACCGGGGCGCCGAAAAAGACACTAACACAATAGTGCGGGAAGAAACCCTGAACGGCGCAACCTGTTACGTTATTCAGTCGGTCCCAAAAGACAGCGATTTTCCCTATTCCAAAACCATTTCATGGATAGATAAAAGCACCAGCGTTGTTTACAAAAGCGAAATGTATGATCGGCGGGGCGCCTTGTTAAAAACAATGGAAAGCGGCGACCTCAAAGAGGTTCAGGGACGTTTAACCGCCACCCAAACCACGGTAAGTACGGTGAGCGCCGGAACTTCAACCACCATCTACATGGACATCATCAAATACGACGACCCAATCCCTGAAGGGGTATTTACCACGGCGTATCTTGAAACTGGGAGAGCAAGATGA
- a CDS encoding efflux RND transporter permease subunit — MEKFFKYPKVIVGVIALITVFFALQLPRTELDNNNYRFLPATHQSRIISDRFEETFGNSAAIMVGLERPVGSVFDPVFLTRIRDYISTIQSFEFIDDVSSIMTTDYITAEGDTIVVTDLVGEDFSGTAEEIAALQQRIASWDLYQGSLVSDDLSSTQILIPIDVPQADAGKPEVIATLFKVRDTAHEMFDGFATVYITGDPVISATISEAMNDDIVLLIPLVVIVLLGVLFFAFHRASGIILPTLTVLIATIWSVGVMPFLGIKLSILSMIVPVLLVAVGSAYGIHIVTHYYEETGKRKLTAEKHRQIVFDLVRRLFKPVFLAALTTLAGFISFCFTPVVPMFEFGVVTSLGVFAAFIVAVTLIPACFLIRGPKELKTKHKNEKQRRDWDAAIEQGFFSLVMRRRLVLVCTILLTVIALYGSSKLIIDNVLVEFFDDNTDIVKSDRFIREKFGGSKSISMVLEADSTEALLDPKVLGAMDDLSTILMEREPLVGKAAGFSDMVKRINQVFNADESPDRIAANYSTIIRDEEGDSFGFDSFGFDESEPVGDPLTDPVFSDGNADLLTAQLSSADLIALLDSAAGTKVNMNANDLVRELKRRTNYEGMAYYEIPRDPEKYGKTTDAELEGLIANYLVLLSGDNTDYSNDPIEPTAIKSTIQMRTTGCKDTVQVIDTINAYASKLFPDTIRFILGGGSALEVAITDLVVDSQMITIGISILMVFIIIALSNKSLAAGLIGSLSIIIAVLCNFAIMGFLGIKLNIGTAIIASLIVGIGIDYTIHFMDSFKREYLAGNKDTDANAFLHRTFKSSGKAIIVNALSVGGGFAVLAFSRFRIIADLGLLVALAMIITAFLSLTVIPALLVTIKPKFIYGKKIIASYEG, encoded by the coding sequence ATGGAAAAATTCTTTAAGTATCCAAAAGTGATTGTGGGAGTGATAGCCCTCATCACCGTGTTCTTTGCGCTGCAGCTGCCGCGCACGGAATTAGACAACAACAATTACCGGTTTTTGCCCGCGACCCACCAGTCGCGTATTATTTCCGATCGCTTTGAAGAAACCTTCGGCAATTCTGCGGCGATTATGGTCGGGCTTGAACGCCCGGTGGGATCGGTATTTGACCCGGTATTCCTAACCCGTATTCGGGATTATATCTCCACAATACAGAGCTTTGAATTTATCGATGATGTGTCTTCAATTATGACCACCGATTATATTACCGCTGAAGGCGACACGATTGTTGTTACCGATTTGGTGGGGGAAGATTTTTCCGGGACAGCCGAAGAAATTGCCGCTTTACAACAGCGGATTGCCTCATGGGATTTGTACCAGGGGTCCCTGGTTTCTGACGATCTTAGCTCAACACAGATTTTGATACCCATTGATGTACCCCAAGCGGATGCCGGAAAACCTGAGGTTATCGCAACCCTCTTTAAGGTCCGCGATACAGCGCATGAAATGTTTGACGGCTTTGCCACGGTGTATATCACAGGAGATCCGGTGATAAGCGCCACCATCTCCGAAGCTATGAACGATGATATTGTGCTGCTCATTCCCCTGGTGGTTATTGTGCTGCTGGGAGTATTATTTTTTGCGTTCCACCGCGCGTCCGGTATTATTCTTCCAACATTAACGGTACTGATTGCAACCATTTGGTCCGTGGGTGTTATGCCATTTTTGGGCATTAAACTTTCTATCCTTTCAATGATAGTTCCCGTTCTTCTTGTAGCTGTAGGGAGCGCATACGGAATTCACATTGTAACCCATTATTATGAAGAAACGGGGAAAAGAAAATTAACTGCCGAGAAACACCGGCAGATAGTATTCGATTTGGTTCGACGTTTATTTAAACCGGTTTTTCTTGCCGCCCTGACCACCTTGGCGGGTTTTATTTCCTTCTGCTTTACACCGGTTGTTCCGATGTTTGAATTTGGCGTCGTTACCTCTCTGGGGGTATTTGCCGCATTTATTGTGGCAGTAACCCTGATCCCTGCGTGTTTTTTAATCCGGGGGCCAAAAGAGCTAAAAACAAAACACAAAAATGAAAAACAGAGAAGGGATTGGGACGCAGCAATCGAGCAGGGTTTTTTCTCCCTGGTGATGCGGCGGCGGCTTGTGCTGGTATGTACGATACTACTAACCGTAATCGCCCTTTATGGAAGCTCAAAGCTCATCATTGATAATGTTCTGGTAGAATTTTTTGATGACAATACGGATATAGTGAAATCAGACCGGTTTATCCGTGAAAAGTTCGGCGGATCAAAAAGCATAAGTATGGTGCTTGAGGCGGACAGCACGGAAGCTCTGCTGGACCCCAAGGTACTCGGCGCAATGGATGACCTTTCGACAATACTTATGGAGCGGGAACCCCTTGTCGGAAAAGCAGCGGGTTTCAGCGACATGGTTAAACGTATCAACCAGGTATTTAATGCCGATGAAAGCCCGGACAGAATTGCTGCTAATTATTCTACCATAATCCGGGATGAAGAAGGTGACAGTTTTGGTTTTGACAGTTTCGGCTTTGATGAAAGTGAACCGGTGGGCGACCCTTTAACGGACCCTGTTTTCTCCGATGGAAACGCCGATCTTCTGACAGCCCAACTTTCATCAGCAGATTTAATCGCCCTGCTTGATTCGGCGGCAGGAACAAAAGTGAATATGAACGCCAATGATCTGGTACGGGAACTCAAGAGGCGGACAAATTACGAAGGCATGGCGTATTACGAAATTCCCCGGGACCCGGAAAAATACGGCAAAACCACTGACGCCGAACTGGAAGGGCTTATTGCCAATTACTTAGTATTACTTTCAGGGGACAATACCGATTATTCCAACGATCCCATCGAACCGACAGCGATAAAATCTACGATTCAGATGCGGACCACCGGCTGTAAGGACACCGTGCAGGTGATTGATACCATTAATGCCTATGCTTCAAAACTATTCCCCGATACGATCCGCTTTATTTTAGGCGGCGGATCAGCCCTGGAAGTGGCGATTACTGATTTAGTAGTTGATTCCCAAATGATTACGATTGGCATTTCTATTTTGATGGTATTTATTATCATCGCCCTTTCTAACAAGTCCCTGGCAGCGGGCCTAATCGGCAGCCTGTCAATTATAATAGCTGTTCTCTGTAATTTCGCAATCATGGGTTTCCTGGGCATTAAGCTCAATATCGGGACCGCAATTATTGCCAGCCTCATCGTAGGCATCGGCATTGATTACACGATCCATTTTATGGACAGTTTTAAACGGGAATACCTTGCCGGAAACAAGGACACTGATGCAAACGCCTTCTTGCATCGTACCTTTAAAAGCTCCGGCAAGGCAATTATTGTCAATGCCCTTTCCGTTGGCGGTGGTTTTGCGGTGCTTGCCTTTTCCAGGTTTCGGATCATCGCCGACTTAGGCCTTTTAGTCGCCCTGGCAATGATTATCACCGCCTTTTTAAGCCTTACCGTAATACCCGCGCTTTTGGTAACGATAAAGCCAAAGTTTATTTATGGAAAGAAAATCATCGCCTCGTATGAGGGGTGA
- a CDS encoding TetR/AcrR family transcriptional regulator, producing the protein METKQNRKVLYTKKVLTEALVNLMQERSIADISIKELCALADINRSTFYAHYKNQYSILQELEDAAIKTFEQIVGKYVLQSPKTALLQTIKESLDLTADNVNWVRVLLSEQGDIHFQRKLFSLILKNEMMSFKNDEQLDDITKEYYLTFGLNGSVALVQYWIKNGMNIPKENLAHMLLKLNLQD; encoded by the coding sequence ATGGAAACCAAACAGAACCGGAAGGTGTTGTATACCAAAAAAGTGTTGACAGAAGCGCTTGTAAACTTGATGCAGGAGCGATCTATTGCGGACATATCGATCAAAGAGCTATGCGCCCTTGCCGACATAAACAGGTCAACCTTCTATGCACACTACAAAAACCAATACAGCATTCTACAGGAATTAGAGGATGCGGCCATTAAAACTTTCGAGCAGATAGTCGGCAAATATGTGCTACAATCCCCAAAAACTGCCTTGTTACAAACCATCAAAGAGTCGCTTGACCTCACCGCCGACAACGTTAATTGGGTAAGGGTTTTATTAAGCGAGCAGGGGGATATTCATTTTCAGCGGAAACTGTTCAGCCTTATCCTGAAAAATGAAATGATGAGTTTCAAAAACGATGAACAACTTGACGATATTACCAAGGAATACTACCTTACTTTTGGGCTAAACGGCAGTGTCGCCCTGGTTCAGTATTGGATAAAAAACGGCATGAACATCCCCAAGGAAAATCTCGCCCATATGCTCCTCAAACTGAACCTGCAGGATTGA
- a CDS encoding tyrosine-protein phosphatase, producing MKIRRVSKVLLAILLAAFIGCGTSNKAVENTVVQEAVVYVELQGTVASVDKYGNVQTDISVEALAEAGYELGDIVTVQAGNINDPAPYVSTYSDVNRGNLLINLSDGKVQLAINYGNLSERGGITVGNAVTLNLAKKGAYRAEYEVRHLTESEKREDYPSDAAFANFREVKYGAISSHTLYRSRHPASGDAKAPYAAALDEGAGIKTVINLADNAEEFAQRAASSPWYQKLADGGNIIYLSMGVDFGIPDFQGKLKTGLQYLISHEGPYLIHCNEGKDRTGMVVALLEAISGATIADIKADYIASFVNQYGIKSDEERYSIISQAIVDILQEINGGIVVNDRNLRQTAENYLTGTIGLSAQELASLKARLSK from the coding sequence ATGAAAATACGTAGAGTATCAAAAGTTCTATTGGCGATTCTTCTTGCTGCCTTTATTGGCTGTGGGACCTCAAACAAGGCTGTCGAAAACACGGTGGTTCAGGAAGCTGTTGTCTATGTTGAGCTTCAGGGAACCGTGGCTTCGGTGGATAAATACGGAAATGTCCAGACCGACATCAGCGTAGAAGCCCTTGCAGAGGCCGGGTACGAGCTGGGGGATATAGTTACCGTACAGGCTGGGAATATAAACGACCCGGCGCCATATGTAAGCACCTATAGCGATGTCAACCGCGGCAATCTTCTGATCAATCTCTCTGATGGAAAGGTGCAATTGGCTATTAATTACGGAAACCTGAGCGAACGGGGGGGTATAACTGTAGGCAATGCAGTTACCCTGAATTTGGCAAAAAAAGGAGCCTACCGGGCCGAGTATGAGGTCCGTCACCTGACGGAGAGCGAAAAACGGGAGGATTATCCCAGTGACGCGGCCTTTGCCAACTTCCGGGAGGTCAAATATGGGGCCATTAGTTCCCATACCCTGTACCGCAGCCGGCACCCCGCCTCCGGGGATGCCAAGGCGCCCTATGCCGCAGCATTGGATGAAGGGGCGGGGATCAAGACCGTGATTAACTTGGCGGATAACGCCGAAGAATTTGCGCAACGGGCGGCATCTTCTCCCTGGTACCAGAAACTGGCCGATGGGGGAAATATCATTTACCTGAGCATGGGGGTTGATTTTGGAATTCCCGACTTCCAGGGCAAGCTCAAAACGGGATTGCAGTATCTTATTAGCCATGAAGGTCCCTACCTTATCCATTGCAATGAAGGCAAGGATCGGACCGGTATGGTCGTCGCCCTCCTGGAGGCAATTTCTGGCGCCACCATTGCGGATATCAAGGCGGATTATATCGCAAGTTTTGTCAACCAATACGGCATTAAGAGCGATGAAGAGCGGTACAGCATTATTTCCCAGGCCATCGTGGATATTCTCCAGGAAATCAATGGGGGGATCGTGGTAAATGACCGGAACCTCCGTCAGACAGCGGAAAATTACCTTACCGGTACCATAGGCCTGAGCGCCCAGGAACTGGCAAGCCTCAAGGCGCGTCTTTCAAAGTAG